A single Lolium perenne isolate Kyuss_39 chromosome 6, Kyuss_2.0, whole genome shotgun sequence DNA region contains:
- the LOC127307059 gene encoding uncharacterized protein, which translates to MKIRVVCRKLYDYVRYDLKEIAFPSSLPDPPGTIRRPKLTLKEKWCILKEATRLYGASWVRDIGPELRPNDYKKAKEESGPTSTKKGKSTGEPTVLEDLAVAARGGAETLKPALRRIYMTRASTYTSAVKNYVETYQEGLKDVLDQKVAAKGQQSNEPTKSSASPPPPPPSSS; encoded by the coding sequence ATGAAGATCAGAGTTGTTTGCAGGAAGTTGTATGATTACGTGAGGTATGATCTGAAAGAGATCGCCTTCCCGTCTTCTCTGCCGGACCCTCCGGGCACCATACGGCGTCCCAAGCTCACGCTAAAAGAAAAATGGTGCATCCTCAAGGAGGCCACCAGGCTCTATGGGGCTTCCTGGGTCAGGGACATTGGTCCTGAGCTCAGGCCAAACGACTACAAGAAGGCCAAAGAGGAATCGGGTCCCACCAGCACCAAGAAGGGGAAGAGTACTGGTGAGCCTACCGTGCTGGAGGATCTCGCGGTGGCGGCGAGGGGTGGGGCCGAGACCCTGAAACCCGCGCTGCGTCGCATATACATGACCCGTGCCTCGACCTACACGAGCGCGGTGAAGAACTATGTGGAGACCTATCAGGAAGGGCTGAAGGATGTCTTGGATCAGAAGGTTGCTGCAAAAGGTCAGCAAAGCAATGAGCCGACGAAATCATCTGCATCgcccccaccaccgccaccgtcgtcATCATGA